The sequence below is a genomic window from Cygnus atratus isolate AKBS03 ecotype Queensland, Australia chromosome 4, CAtr_DNAZoo_HiC_assembly, whole genome shotgun sequence.
TCACTTGCCTGCGAGCTACTCTTGGACGCAAGCTGCTGCGAACCAGCCTGCGTGCCACCCTTGGAGGGTGCCCCAGCCCGCGAGGGACCTTGCTGAGAGCCGCTCCGAGCGGCCAGCAGCGAAGCAGCTACCTGAGCACTGCTCTTGGAGGTGAGCAGCGAAGCACCCTGCTGAGTGCCGCTCCGAGCGGCCAGCAGCGAGGCAGCCACCTCCGCGCTGCTCTTGGAGGCCAGGAGCGAGGATCCCGCCTTAGCGCTGCCCTtggaggccagcagcagcgAGGTGCCGGCCTGGGCGCCGCTCTTGGGCGCCAGCAGCAGCGAGGTGCCCGGCTGAGCGACACTCTTAGGGGCCAGCAGCAGCGAGGCGCCCGCCTGGGCGACGCTCTTGGACACCGATGGCGTGGCACTCGCTTGGTTTTTGGAAGACAGCAAGGTAGCGCTCGTTTGCGTGGCGCTCTTGGCAGTAGTCGCTGGCACCGCTGCCGCCTGCGGGGCGCTCTTGGCAGCCGGTGGCACCGCTCCTGCCTGCGGGGCGCTCTTGGCAGCAGCGGGTGGCACTGCCGCCGCCTGTGGAGCGCTCTTGGCAGCAGCGGGTggcactgctcctgcctgcGGGGCGCTCTTGGCAGCAGCCGGTGGGCCCGAACTTAACGTAGTTTTTTCAGGTGACGGCTCATTTTCACACTTGCCTTCCTTAGGTGGATTCTCTCCCGACTCTTTTTCGGATGAAGACGGGGTTGGACTTTGCTCAGTAGTATTTTCAGCATTAAcaggtttttcttctgcttctatGCTCAGTGCTGCGACTGCTGCTTGATTTGAGCTGCAAGCTGACTGGGAACTTTCTGATTCTTTGCTACtatctttttcctgcttttttggCAATGTGCTCTCTGTTTCCTCAGGAGATTCTGCCTCGGTTGTTTTCACATCCTTCTCGGTATCCTTAGCGTCTTTGCTTTTCTCAACAGCTCGTTTCTTGGAGGGCTCCTCTACcccttctgcaaaacaaagtaAGTGCGTTATCCTCTTCAATTTCTGCACCGTTAAATATCCATCTAGAAGCAATTTATCTAAAAACTTCTAACAGACATCCCTCTGAAGTTAAAGGGTATATATTAGGATTACACCTTGAACCATAATTTCAGGAATTAAgttattatttcagaatattttagtaatttttgacaaaaaaacagaaagtgcaACCTAccatttcagaacattttagTATGTgtttgacaaaagaaaaaaaaaaatctaaaagtgCCCATATGCTAGACTTCAGGTTTTGGTTTGGGATCTGAAGGCCAAGTATGTACTTGTATTCTTGCAGGCCAGAACAAAAGTGACCAAAGCACACTAAATAGATTGTCtgacctaaaaaaaaagaaaaagtgcattttGTCTACTAATAtcataaaaaacatttaaaataccaatttaggaatttctttacaaaacaaaattctaagTTTCTCACAAAGCAGCAGCGTCTGAATAAAGAGCAAAGCAACAAGAATTCAGTTAAGCTGGAGAACAATCATCtacattacattaaaaagttCGCTGAAGGTGTGCACAGGCTGTAGATTTACAAACATTGTCTTCAAAACAAGAGCTCTAAATTACCAGCAGAGTAGCTATGCATTGTGTCtactttaaaagcattaacgagggaaaaaatagcataaagAGGGGAGACGGTTAGGGATTGTGGAGAGTAAATTAATTGGATTACTTTAAACCCGAGGTAAAGCTCGAACATTCACAGGCAAGCATTGTCTAACTCCTATGTATTGTCACAGCTATGATCTGCTAACCATTGCTACTTGATATGCCTCTTTTCTTCACCTTGGCAACCAGTTCGTCTCTCGTGGTGCGGACGGGCGCGTCGCTCACTTGGATGCCTTCGGCCATTTCCAGCGCTTTCTCCATGACCTGCGGCGGGTACCTGCAGGGGCGAcagggggggaggaggaggaggaggaggaggaggagggggaggaaggccGTCAGACGGCCTCCATCACCCCCCAGCCCGgtgcccgccccgcccggcccgcaCTCACCGGCAGCCCAGGAAGACGTGGTTGGCCCACACCATGGAGAGCGACACGAGGCGCTGCAGCTCGGCGCTGCCGGCCGCCGGCGGCTGCCCGACGTTGCGCAGCAGGAACTCCCGCCGGTGCCGCCAGTGCTGCTCGGGCTCGCAGGCCCCGCGCAGCGCCTCCGCCCACGCCACCTCCTCCGCCGTGCGCCCCAGCGGCTCGCCGCGCGCCGCCTTGCCCGCCATGACCCGCcgcacccccaccccccccgcctcAGCCAGGCCCCGCAACGGCCCTaacggccccgccgcgccgctccccgccccgccccgccccgcgccgcgccgcgccgctcCTTCCGGCCGCCGGCGATGACCTCAcggccgccgccaccgcccgcCCCAGCCTGCCTTGCGGCGCGAGGCGGCGGCAGGCGCGAGGGGGCGCTCGCGCCGCCAACGGCCGCGGGGAGGGGCAGACCCGTGAGGGgaggggaatgggggggggggtgtcccggCTGCTGGAGCGTTTTGGAGGGAGCGTTAATAAAGGAGACCCGCTGAGAGCGGAAAGTGCTGCCTGTGAAGGGTTCACGTATCTGCTTGtgctcctctgcaggcaggCTTCGCGTTGGAAAAGTTCGTCCTTGGGCTTTATTCTAAAAGCGGGTGGAGAATTCTGTGTGGAAAAAGCGGTGAGCGCGCTGTGACGGTATCCCCAGCGCCAGCCTGCTGAGGTGCTGCTTGTGGAATTAACACCAGGAAAGCCAACGCTCTTTTTCTCGGTATCCGTTGGTAGAGCGGAAGGGTTTTTCCTTCCCCTATGTAGTTAACCCACCCAGTGTTCTCTCTCGCATTGGTAAGGATAACTGGGGACTGGGAGAGAGGACAGTAACAAGCATGATGGGCTCTGACAAACTCACTGCTCTGTATTTGCAACTAGGGcaagaaaaggggagaaggTCTGTGTGCTGCCTGGCGTGGGTGTCTGGGAGCAATGGGTTTGTCCAGAAGTGGTGTCAGAGTGTTCAGAAACAGCACTGTGGTCATCACCAGGGTGGTGTCACCCATTTGTATCCAGATGGTAATCAGTGCTGTGTGTGGTTATCTGGTAATGCAGCCTGAAATATTGGAAAGATGTGATCTGTCACACGAGGTTTTCCAGGTAGAGGTGGGGCGGGCCTGTCTCCCAAACCTCTGACTCCATGATACCAGGATTCTGGACCACAGGGTCGATACAGACACTGAAAGGCAACGGTGAATGGAATCCCTGGCAAACAGGTCTGAGTTTGGGCTGGAGATGAGGTCATACGTGCTGCCAGCCTCTTTGTTCACAGCCCCAAATGAACCAGTTCTCTCCCTAACAAAGACAGCTGAGGCTTGGCCCAGACTTGGCACCTGCCCCTAAGGGCCAGCAGGAATTTGGGCAGGCCTGGATAACTGGCTGAACTGCCAGTAACCTTGTGAAGGTAGCAGAGCACACAGCACAGCCTTGAACACCTTCCTCTGCAACCACCTGAGCTGCCAAGTGAAAGTGCTAAGGACCAGCCCATGCTGAACTGGTAATTTACCAGTTAAGAGTAGGAGCTGGGCGGGGTTGGACTTGAGGGAGTGAGAGTGGCAATGCCGAATGCTCAGAGGGATCCCAGAAGTCGTATGTGCAGTGTTGAGATCTGGGTATCATCTGTGAGACCTGGGCTCCTCTAAAAGCATTGTCTTAGGGAGTGTTGATGGCTCAATACAGCTACAAAGCCTAATGCACGATCTGGAACTAGGGTGGCTCGAGAGCTGATTGCAACTTTTCCTTGCCCAGTTTTATAGGACAAATGAAGTGGGAGTCATTTCACCTCTGTCCACTGACCATATGGGTGAGTGCAAACATAGGTGACAGCTGGAGAAAGGGTCAGAGTCATCACGCTCCTGGCATGCCACACAACAGTTCTTGGCTGCGGTGAGCAACTTCTGTGGTTTGGCACCTTTCTGGCACGTTGTGCTGTTAGCTTGGGGTTATGTAGTGCTTCTTTTGAATCAACATAGCCTTTTTGTTGGGACAAAGGTGACTGTGTGCTCGCACCATACTGGAAACAGGCTCGATGCCAGCCCCAGAGCGTGTGATGTCACGCACGGGCTCGCAGACACACGTAGATGTACGCCCGCAGTGCTTGCTGAGCACTAGGGACATACTGTGTCTCAGGTTGATTAAAAAAGTGCGTTTGgtagaaaagagagaaaaacactgctgttaattttaaaaaaggaaacaagtagTGTTTTCATTCTCACCAGGAGAGGCAATTTTGAAGTTAAACACCTCATTGATGGTGCTAATActgtgcatttaattttcaagattggaagaaaagagatgtttttgttCCCACTAGGGAAGGAACTTCTAAATACCACATTGATAGTAGTGTTGTTAGAGTCATTTGGGGCTTGATAATAGCTTCTTTTGGCAAGATACAACTAAAATCTCAAGGTGAATCATACCAGCGCCTATAATCACAGTATTGCACCTGCACTCGCTGCATAATaaagaaagtttatttctgCCTTCGTAAACTAGTGAATTATTATTTCTCCAGACTCGAGTCCCGCTGAAACAcagagggcagcagccccaTTGAGTTCAATTATGTTCTGTGCAGTTAAGGTTAATATATAGTGACACTCTTTATTCAGCTTAATACGAGAAGTGTGCCCTTAACATCACAGCCATGCAAAAGATAAAAGCTCGGAGTTATTGTCGCAGAAGGGTAATAGCAGTGGGATCCGACTGGCCTGGCACAGCGAATCCTCTGAGCACCATCCGTAGGTTGGTGCCTGCAATAAGTAATGAGCAAGCACTCGCGAGCCCTGGGTTGTGTTTGTTAGGAATGCAGCTTGACACTGGAAGGGAAAGAGACCTTTTGCTGTTTCCCAAGGTAATGTTCTGgttctgctggagcagagccgTGAATGAAGGTCTCCTAGCCGGGCAAGAGACAGCACTTCAGGGGGACGTGTCTGCGTGGGCCAAGGTAGCCGGTCACTGCTGTTCAGTAAACCAGAGGTGGAAATGTGCGTTTGCCTTCTGACCTCATTACCTGAGGTTGTGGAAGCGTATTAGATGCTATCATTTCTTCGAATGACAGAAAATACTTGCTGAAAGAGCATTAATGACTGCGTAAGCTTGCCAATGGAAGGAAGGTTAAAGTGAATCTGTGTTTTTATTCCACCACAGGTATGCTACTGTTATGCTACTGTAAGCAGCTCTGGATTATAAAGTCACCCACTCTCCTGAGGCTTCTCAGCTGAGGAAAACGTACTGTGTAGTTGCAGTGGATAAAACTAAAGGTAAAAATGAAGAGCTGAGTTGataatcattttcatttactcCTGTGCTCTTACTGCTAGCTTGAAGTACGGTTTTGCATTTATTACTACGTTATACTTGAAACAATGCCTACAATAGGGTTGTCAGTTATTTCATGAGTTAAACTAAAGCATCCAACTTGCTAAACATCCGTTGTCTGGCATGAAATTTTCCATGCTACAGGTGGGAGTTTAGGATGACTTTCCTGCTACCAACTGTGATCTAAGAACAAAAGCAGGGGAGAAAAGGGCTTAGTCTAGGGTGAAATATTGTGGAGATCTTATCTTTGAAGTGCCTTTATGCTCTAGAGCTGATTTGGAATTTGCCGTGAAAACCTGAATTTGGGGCAGGTGTTTTCTGATCTTCTGACTGTACTTGGCCAAATTTATAAGcatttgaagaaattaattttccacaCTCCTGACTTAGCATGTGTCCCGgtcctcccccccacccctagCCTCCACTACTGCTGCAGTCGAGCCTACTCTGCTTATGAACTGCAGCTCTGTTTGCCACACTGGACTAGGATGGAACTGGGGACTGGAAGTGAGGTTACAGAGACCATTCCCTGTGCTCCCAAAAAGCTGCTGATTCCTGTTTTTCACTGGTGCTTGAGTATGTTTGACAGGAATAGTAAGGGGACATGTACCTGACTGAGGGGAGGGAAGCAGTAAGAATTGAGGCAGGGGACATGGTGAGACTGAAACTACTAGGCGGGGAAAATAAGTTAACCTGGGATAGGATACTGGAATTAGGTGAGGGAGGAAATTAAATTCTTGAGGAGAAATCAATGAGGTAGAGTTTAAGGCAAAAGGACGAGTACATACAGATGAGGGGGACTGTATGCCGGGAGCCTAGGACTAAGAGGAATGAGAGGATAGATCTGGAAGGCTGTTTATATTGGTACAGCAGAAAAAGTTGCACAGAATCAAGTCTCAGCCCTGAGCCAAGGGACAAGCAGTGATGGAAGGGGGAGCATTGACAGAGGAACCACTGGGATTTGAACAGGGACTTAGAGAAGGGAAAGTGAAAACTCTGTGAGCACAGAGACATTAGCATTTCAatagattttttcctttgcagtaaACATCTGCTAGGGTAAGTAACACCAAGAAAAGATTCtgcccttctaattttgtgtGAGAtgtcttcttgttttttttttttgtgtgtgccaGGAAGGAACAAAAGAGGTAGAAATCCATTTGTTTGCAGAAATCCATCTTGCAGAGCCACCTTTAAAGAGTTTTTAGGTAGGAAGCCTTAGGCCTTTGGCAGACAGCACTACCCTAGAGTTGGAGAAAGCAAGGAAACAGCATTAAGAGTCTTAATGCAAATATTGGCTTGAGTTCATTGTAATTCAAGAGGATTCGGGAAAGCACTAAAAGGGCAAGAAGAccttatctgaaaaaaaagaatctctaATGAGGCTGTAACACACTGAACTTTTGTGTGTAGATGTGTATGCATGTCCACACACACATATCTAGtaccatatatatatgtgaatacGTTTTAAATATACTTGCATTATTGAGAGTGTAAGAACCTGTAAATCTAGATACCCGAGCTCCTTCAGTCAAACTATTCATGCcttggagaaagagaaaaattacaacTAATATTTTATTGGCTTGGGTTGCGGATAGCTGCATTACGCAAATGGATGCTATTAAATCTTTATATTGTGCTGTACCAGTATGAATTTTGTATGTGCTACATATTTTGCAGACACAAATAACTATTTTAGAAATGATATAAGGAGCTTTCCTGAGACTCCGGGCAACAATGTCAAATCTAATTTGAATTATTGCTATTGAAAATCATGgctctgtttttcattattgttaCACCAATATCCCTGACAACCTGCAATTTACCTGGTATGAACGGCACCTCCTGAAAATACAGAGCTGTTTTGTGTGCTCTGGTGTTTTTGTATATCGTCTGAGATATTTCACATTAACGCCACTGGATGGCACTGAAGGAGACAAGATCGCGTGGAAATATCTCTAGAAGTTCAGTGTAACCTCAAGAAGTGCGAATGGCTTACTTTTTCACTCCATTACTGAAATAGACAAATGCGGACTCATTTTCCATCCCGATGTAATACTTTGTCATCAAAACCAGCTCTTAAACACTCCTAGATGTACTTCTAGTTTTTGACAGTAGCAAAATTACAGTGGAGGCAAAGTCTAGGCTTCTGAATCTAAATACTTCTTCTCCCGTCAAAAAGGTGAAAATTAAAGATGCAGCTTTGGCTCATTCTGGATTCTCATGTGAAGGTTTGCAAAACATCCCAACAATTTTTGGTCTCTGTCCTCCATGGCAATGCTGTCCATATCGGCCATTTCCAATATTACAAACAGGTACACTTTCCAGTATGCTAGCTTTtaagctcattttaaaaaaatgcataggaATTCATTCAGAATTAAGAGCTTCCACCTGTTGAGGAACTGTTGTATAGTGTTTCAGAGATCCTCCCAACTTGAAACTCCATCTGCAGTCCCTACACAAGGagccctgtttttttctgggtagGGACTTTGATCCTGCATGGAAGGCACACAACTGCCCACTGTCAATCAGACCTATAACTTGGGAGTCCTCTTTGACTCCAGtctgtttttttaaacctgtttaTCTTGATGGATatgaattttgtttccttttcttctccaaagtCTTGTTATCTCTGTCCATATCACAGATGGGCTTTTTTAGGCTTTTATTAGCTCTCATCCTGcttatgacatttttttttcctatgcttgTTGTCACCTGTCAAAGAGGTTCCTTGAAACACTATTGTTACACTTATCTCCCTGGACTCTTTTGTAGTTCCTTTCGTACTTCCCTCTCTAGCGTACCTCCATAGATTTCCCTGTGTCTGCAAGCCCTCTAGCCCTCTGAGGGCGCAGTCTGgctattttttttggcagcagtgctggcctAAGACAGTCTCTGCTCACAGCCATTCACTCCTGTCCCTTTGATATCCCTGCTAGTTTGCAGGCACTGTTGTTTTGCTCGGCTGCGTGGTAATCCAGATTAGGAACCTGATTTGGCTGAAAAGCAacaggggggagggaggagaggcaccttttccagctgcctgtTTCTGTGGTGTGGTCTATCAAACAGCATTTTGGCTGGTGCCACGGAGGGGTTAGGTCAGGGGCAGATAGAAGCGCTGAGAGatgagcagctgcaggctgcagtggcTTGTGCTGGTTTAGGTGGTACTGTTGCTAGCTGTTGAGCCGTGACCTGATTTTGACGATAGAGGTAAGCCAGCTAATAGCTAGCTGCTTCCGAAGGAGTAGTGCTGTGcctccttcttctcccctcctcctggaTTCCTGTGACTTTCCCTGTGCCAACACCGATGCTTTCCTAGCTCCCCAGCGAGCCAGATGTGGGAGCCAGCCGACCACAGAAGTATTCGCCGCTTCTTGTAAGGGTTTGCCTGGCTGTTGTGCTGCATGCCCATGGAGCCTGCactctcagcagcagctgggtgctcTGTCAGCTCAGCTGCATTCTCAGTTGCacaaaaacacttcacaaaCTTTGTCTTTTCCTGTCATCTGCTGTCCTCTTCTCTCACGGTCTCCTTATCTAGTCCATCTGCTTTTCTTGTAATTGTGTTAATGATGTCCTTTTGGTCACCCTCAACATATGGAATATCCTCCCTGAGGCAATCGCTGCATCCTTCAAATCTCTCAAGATTTGAAGATGCCACAGTAAACTGCTAGCTGATAATGCCCAGTTCAGTTGCTTGTAGGAATTACGGATTTCATTACTGCACTTAATGTGTCCGTGTATTAGCTTGAAATAGGTATGCTCTGCCAGTTTATCTGAGAAACTAAAAGGGTTTAAACTGctacagaatctttttttttttgaaaaaaatcaaaaacaccACACAATCTCCCCCCAAAATACTCTCAAAGCTATGCCCCGAAGCAGATGTAATTCCCTAAGGTCACATATAAATAGCAGAGACTGATTTGCCGTTGCTTCGCACCTTGGATCATCATTCATGCTTGTGCAAATGGACACAGCATTGCTACTAAGCAGTTTACAGTAACATCTAACAGAATTGTAAATTGCTGCCCCAGAGACAAGATAGCAGGGAGTCAGCGCTTAAATGAGCAGCTGAGCATAGAGACCTGGGGATTTCTTTTCACCTAGCTGTTCTTAGTGTTTGGGTTCTTTTTAGACACCTGTATAAGCATACcctaaacatattttattctaGTATTTTGGCAtggtaagcatttttttcccattcatttaaacagaaaaggtaTGGAAAAATAGCAGTGAGTGAAGTTTCACATTGCCttggaaacaataaaataaaatgacttgaATTTGTTATTATAAAAACACTTGTCAGGGCACCTCTAAACCGTGCAACAGAGCACAGGAAGCAGCGTCTGTAGACTTGCATACGAGTGTTGCTGCACCCAAAGCACTTAACCCTGTTGGTGGGTGGTGCTAATTAGGCTGGACACAGTGCTAATTAGGTTGGACATAACACGGTGGTCATGCAAATACACCTGTGACTTTCCGGCTCAGACCTGGCTGGAGGATTCCGCACATAGTGCTGCATCAAGCCATATGTGCACGTCCAGCGAGAGAAATCGTTGGCCCATGGCCTTTTATTCATTACCCCTGTAGGGTttagctgcagcagcagatgcatttttcatgtACAGGTGTCAGAAGTGGCTTTGTGCCAGCATTTACCTCCCTCTTGATAAAAATAGAAGATGCCCTCTTAAGTGTGTATTTCAGGCTGTGTGTTGTTGCTGTGAAATAACGGACGTCCAACCTAGCTGCTGCTTGAAACAGGTCTGTTTTACCTCTTAATTAGAGCAGTAAGTATTGATGGAGAGCAGGAAAGACACCAGGATGGTAATTTTTTCAGCCACCATAACTTTATAGAAATTGTGAGTCTACTGCAAGGTCACAGTGGCAGACAGCAGTGtggcaaagagcaaagcacAGTCTCCTCCACTACATTTATCAGGAGACCTACCTTTTCCCTCCAGTGAGACAAAGCAATGTTTCAAGTTAGAGATACAATCACAACTAAAGCATAAATTCCCTGTCTGGGTGGCAACTATGCTCCCAAAGCACTGACGACTGAATTACCGTATTCTGAAATAACTGGTGAATATATCCATAAATATaatgttctttcaaaataatttaaaggttCAAGTTGATGTTTGTATGAAGGCAGGTGCTTAtttggcatccctgcccatggcagggggttggaactagatgatctttaaggtcccttctaacccaagctgttctatgattctatgattgttagtaagaaaaagttaaactgaagaagcaaagcaaaacattattCAACCGGCAGGATTCAGAATGGCCTGTGGGATGGAAGCAGTGGAAcatctcttctatttttttttaatggcctCAAGTAATCGTTTTGGCAACTTCTCTGtgttatttcatttccatttgacAGACAGATGAAATAAAGGTTTTATTAGAATGTAGTGAGCCATCAATAATTAGCCCATGGCAAGTCAGCAAGGAACTATGCAGCATAATATGCTTGGGCATAATGGATTAAGATTTGACACCTgtgaaattatgaaaatgatgaaaattaatAGCTTCTTGCTATTGGAATGGTTGTTCCTGGTGTTTTGTAAATTGTTTAATGTCACAGGGAGGGATCCGGTTCCCTGAAGATTTGAGCAATCATTGCCAACTTTAAAAAGTCATCAACTTACCTTTTTTTATCCAAGCTGTGACAGTGATAGTGAACACACAATAGCAGAAACAtagaattttagaaataatattgcTAAAAGAAAGGCATACACAGATTAAATAGTCAtggaaacaaagtttttttcctttttttatcctttttgttgctgtcttcaattttttttaattttttttttccactgtgtcTGCCAGGAAAATTTATGCATGCACAGCTAGATATCTCTGACTTCTAAAGTCATGGCACTTAGCAAAATGCTATTAAAGAGAAACACACAAAAGCCAACATTAACTATgaaaattttgtaaatatttataggCAGTGTATgtttgatttctgattttttttctattttaaaaaccCATCTGCTGCTAGCAGATGATAAATATTTAGATCAAATTGTGCCTGGGATATGAGGgcacattttcttccagaagggACATTATAAATTTGATACTGTAGGCCCAGCCCCAGTTCCCCAATTCAAACTGCATAGCTGGCACTCTGGTGGGCTGTATTCATGGGATTGTATGAAAAGGTTTCTTGGCTGTAAGCAACCTTAGGGATTTTTTTGCCTAATCTCCTTCAGTTTTCCTAGAGGCTGGACTGAAGTATGTCTCTTGGGAAAATACCTAATTTTGCCTTAAAGATTCCAATCAatggtgactctaccacctccccTGGTAAGTTGTTCCAGTGTTAATTACCCCAGCTGCTAAGAAATTGCATCTTATTTCAATCTTGAATTTgtctcatttcattttccagtcaTTAGATCTTGTTATGTTCTtgtctgcaaaactgaaaagccCCCCACTGTCAGGTATCTTTTAACAGATGTCTTAAACCATATACCATAAAGATTCTTTTTCAACCTCTGGATCGTTTTGCTGCCCTCTGTCTGAATTTTCTCTTGGGTTTATGCATCCTTGAGTCACAGGCACTGACTTTTCTGGTGCAGTGTTCAGAGCAAGGTGACACCCTAgcagttatttccttttttcatacAGCCAATAAACAATTACTATATATTGCAGCTGTTGTTTGCTGAATATGTTGCACGTATTGATAGATTGGTAAATGTAGACCCTAGAACTACACGTGTGACGCTTGCACTCTGAATGCGTGTtgtaaattaaaagaacaacacTGGATCTTCTGACATACTATGTCCCTTTGTGCTACTCAGATTATCCATAAATCCCACTAATACAGCTAAATTGCAATCCcaaattttctaaataaaggCTAGGTTGTAAAGAGAGAATTCTGCCCTGTTCATGTGAGAGGTCCTGTATTAcgaagagaagcagaagagctaTTCTATTGCTGGGCTCAGAGTAGAAgaaacaagggaagaaaagggcaaaaaggCATTCAGAGAGCACATTAGCTGTCTTCTGAGGAAGCTCTGAGTGACTGCTTTCCTGGGCAGCAAGAGTGGAAATAGCAGCCAGACAGGAGTTTTCCCCAAGAAGAGCTGAAATTTAACAGAGCTGGCTGGCTTAAGTCTGGACATATGAAAACTGCTAAGAAAAACATCGTAATTAATAGCTTGTGCAGGTTTAAAATATACTTATTAGCACAGTTCATTTAGCACGTTGTACTAAAACTGCTGTGAGTACTAGGTTACAGCTTTTTGTTCCTGTagtaagaaaatataaaaacacagaaatgcagttttggaAAGGGTGTCTGGAAGTCATCGTGGCCAGCTCTGTGTGTGAAGCAGGCTGTCACCAACGCTCCTCATGGGAAAATTTTGTCAACAGCTTCTTCAGCTCCTTA
It includes:
- the CDKN2AIP gene encoding CDKN2A-interacting protein, with the protein product MAGKAARGEPLGRTAEEVAWAEALRGACEPEQHWRHRREFLLRNVGQPPAAGSAELQRLVSLSMVWANHVFLGCRYPPQVMEKALEMAEGIQVSDAPVRTTRDELVAKVKKRGISSSNEGVEEPSKKRAVEKSKDAKDTEKDVKTTEAESPEETESTLPKKQEKDSSKESESSQSACSSNQAAVAALSIEAEEKPVNAENTTEQSPTPSSSEKESGENPPKEGKCENEPSPEKTTLSSGPPAAAKSAPQAGAVPPAAAKSAPQAAAVPPAAAKSAPQAGAVPPAAKSAPQAAAVPATTAKSATQTSATLLSSKNQASATPSVSKSVAQAGASLLLAPKSVAQPGTSLLLAPKSGAQAGTSLLLASKGSAKAGSSLLASKSSAEVAASLLAARSGTQQGASLLTSKSSAQVAASLLAARSGSQQGPSRAGAPSKGGTQAGSQQLASKSSSQASESPAKALCKPLTSEDAKERQPFFNRLYKAVAWKLVAVGGFSPSVNHAELLNSSIQSVKATLDVAFVPLKELADLPQNKSSLENIVCELRCKSVYLGTGCGKSMENAKAVASREALKLFLKKKVIVKICKRKYKGREIEDLVLLDEESKPSNLPPALRNPREIM